In the Sinomonas cyclohexanicum genome, TCCAGACCCGCGAGCAGCACATCCGCCGCGAGAAGGCCACGTCCAACATCTGCACCGCGCAGGCGCTCCTCGCGATCGTCGCCTCGATGTACGCCGTGTACCACGGACCCGAGGGCCTCAAGGCCATCGCGCAGCGCACGCACTCCCACGCCCGTTCGCTCGCGGCGGCGCTCGCGGGCGCCGGGGTCGAGCTCGCGCACCGAAGCTTCTTCGACACCGTCACGGCGAAGGTCCCGGGCCGCGCGGCCGCGCTCGTGGAGAAGGCCGAGAAGCAGGGCGTGAACCTGCGCCTCGTCGACGCCGACACCGTCGGCATCTCGTGCGACGAGGCCACCACGGCCGAGCACGTGGCCATCGTGGCGGGCGTCTTCGGTGCCGGCGCGGCGGGCGACGGCGTCGACGTGCGCTCCGGCGCAGAGGGCGAGAGCTTCGACCTCGAGCCGGCCGTCCTGCGCACGAGCCAGTACCTCACCCACCCTGTGTTCCACTCGTACCGCTCCGAGACCCAGATGCTGCGCTACCTGCGCAAGCTCTCGGACCGCGACCTCGCGCTGGACCGGACGATGATCCCGCTCGGCTCCTGCACGATGAAGCTCAACGCCACCGTCGAGATGGAGTCGATGACGTGGCCCGAGTTCGCAGGCATCCACCCGTTCGCCCCGGACTCCCAGACCGCCGGCTGGCGCGAGCTCATCGCCGACCTTGAGGCGGACCTCGCCACGATCACCGGCTACGACCAGGTCTCCATCCAGCCGAACGCCGGCTCCCAGGGCGAGTTCGCCGGCCTCCTCGCGATCCGCGGCTACCACGCCTCCCGCGGCGAGGGCCAGCGCGACATCTGCCTCATCCCGGCCTCGGCCCACGGCACCAACGCCGCCTCGGCCGTCCTCGCGGGCATGAAGGTCGTCGTCGTGGCCACGGCCTCCGACGGCACGATCGACCACGACGACCTGAACGCCAAGATCGAGCAGCATCGCGACAACCTCGCGGCGATCATGATCACGTACCCGTCCACGCACGGCGTGTACGACGCCGACGTGCGCCAGGTCTGCGACGCTGTCCACGAGGCCGGGGGCCAGGTCTACATCGACGGCGCCAACATGAACGCGCTCGTGGGACTGGCCCAGCCGGGCAAGTTCGGCGGCGACGTCTCCCACCTGAACCTCCACAAGACGTTCTGCATCCCGCACGGCGGCGGCGGCCCCGGCGTCGGCCCCGTCGCGGCCCGCGCACACCTCGCCCCGTTCATGCCCGGCGACGCCACGCAGTGGACCGGCGCCGAGGGCGAGACGGCCATCCCCGTCTCGGCATCGCGCTACGGCTCCGCCGGCGTGCTCCCCATCTCGTGGGCGTACGTGAAGCTCATGGGCGGCGAGGGCCTGACCGAGGCCACGAAGTCCGCCCTGCTGGCGGCGAACTACATCGCCAAGCGCCTCGACTCCTCCTTCCCCGTCCTGTACACGGGCGAGGGCGGCCTCGTGGCCCACGAGTGCATCCTCGACCTGCGCGAGCTCACCGCCAAGACCGGCGTGACCGCGGAGGACGTCGCGAAGCGCCTCATCGACTACGGCTTCCACGCCCCGACCCTCGCGTTCCCCGTGGCGGGCACGCTCATGGTCGAGCCGACCGAGTCCGAGGACCTCGGCGAGATCGACCGGTTCATCGACGCGATGATCGCCATCCGCGCCGAAATCGACCAGGTCGGCTCCGGCGACTTCGAGCTCGCCGACTCGCCGCTGCGCCGCGCCCCGCACACCGCGGCGGCCGTCGTCTCCACCGAGTGGGACCGCCCGTACACCCGCGAGCAGGCCGCCTTCCCGGGCAAGACGCACCACCAGGACAAGTACTTCGCCCCGGTCGGCCGCATCGACGGCGCCGGCGGCGACCGCAACCTGATCTGCGCGTGCCCGCCCCTCGAAGCATTCGAGGACGCCGAGACCGCTCTCGCCCACTGAGCAAGGAGACTTCCC is a window encoding:
- the gcvP gene encoding aminomethyl-transferring glycine dehydrogenase; protein product: MEFPVTDLSPAAFVDRHIGARRDADIKHMLNAVGYDSADALAEAAVPDSIKQDKPLSLGTALSEAETLATLRGLASKNKPRVQMIGQGYYDTITPPVIRRNIVEDPAWYTAYTPYQPEISQGRLEALLNFQTAVEDLTGLAIANASLLDEATAVAEAVLLMRRANKNKEAAGGRTVLDADLFPQSISIVKGRAKALGFEVEVADLSQGLPEGPINGLVIQQPGASGLVTDATALIAEAKDRGALVTVAADLLALTLIKSPGEQGADIAVGSAQRFGVPLFYGGPHAAFMSVHKGLERQLPGRLVGVSKDDAGMPAYRLALQTREQHIRREKATSNICTAQALLAIVASMYAVYHGPEGLKAIAQRTHSHARSLAAALAGAGVELAHRSFFDTVTAKVPGRAAALVEKAEKQGVNLRLVDADTVGISCDEATTAEHVAIVAGVFGAGAAGDGVDVRSGAEGESFDLEPAVLRTSQYLTHPVFHSYRSETQMLRYLRKLSDRDLALDRTMIPLGSCTMKLNATVEMESMTWPEFAGIHPFAPDSQTAGWRELIADLEADLATITGYDQVSIQPNAGSQGEFAGLLAIRGYHASRGEGQRDICLIPASAHGTNAASAVLAGMKVVVVATASDGTIDHDDLNAKIEQHRDNLAAIMITYPSTHGVYDADVRQVCDAVHEAGGQVYIDGANMNALVGLAQPGKFGGDVSHLNLHKTFCIPHGGGGPGVGPVAARAHLAPFMPGDATQWTGAEGETAIPVSASRYGSAGVLPISWAYVKLMGGEGLTEATKSALLAANYIAKRLDSSFPVLYTGEGGLVAHECILDLRELTAKTGVTAEDVAKRLIDYGFHAPTLAFPVAGTLMVEPTESEDLGEIDRFIDAMIAIRAEIDQVGSGDFELADSPLRRAPHTAAAVVSTEWDRPYTREQAAFPGKTHHQDKYFAPVGRIDGAGGDRNLICACPPLEAFEDAETALAH